From Burkholderia savannae, a single genomic window includes:
- a CDS encoding NAD(P)/FAD-dependent oxidoreductase: protein MLTFVNQPHAASYYAATLNDTTRHPSLEGPIDADVCVIGAGLTGVSAALNLAERGHSVAVVEASKVGWAASGRNGGQMIGGFACGIDAFGPYLNAGEIRLMWDMGLETLSIVKERIAKHAIDCALVPGHLSAANKPRDVRALRGWRDEAARRFGYDRLRYVERDALAQYVQSDRYLGGLFDPDSGHLHPLNYTLGLARAAVGQGARIYEDSAVTRIASEAGAHVVSTARGEVRAKFVVLACNAFLGALAPALSRKIMPVGTYVIATEPLGEARAHALMPAQAAICDSRFALDYFRPAPDTRLLWGGKVSYSTLEPRDLAEAMRRDMLKTFPQLADVKVDYAWGGFVDITMNRAPHFGRLSPTVYFAQGFSGHGVNTTGLAGKLIAEAIDGQAARFDVFGKIRHRDFPGGAALRTPALVLAMAWHRLRDLL from the coding sequence ATGCTCACATTCGTCAACCAACCGCACGCCGCGTCGTACTATGCGGCAACCCTCAACGACACCACTCGCCATCCGTCGCTGGAAGGCCCGATCGACGCCGACGTCTGCGTGATCGGCGCGGGCCTCACCGGCGTGTCGGCGGCGCTCAATCTCGCCGAGCGCGGCCATTCGGTCGCGGTCGTCGAGGCGTCGAAAGTCGGATGGGCGGCGAGCGGGCGCAACGGCGGCCAGATGATCGGCGGCTTCGCATGCGGAATCGACGCGTTCGGGCCGTACCTGAACGCCGGCGAAATCCGGCTGATGTGGGACATGGGGCTCGAAACGCTTTCGATCGTCAAGGAGCGGATCGCAAAGCATGCGATCGACTGCGCGCTCGTGCCCGGCCATCTGAGCGCCGCGAACAAGCCGCGCGACGTTCGCGCGCTGCGCGGCTGGCGCGACGAAGCCGCGCGCCGCTTCGGCTACGATCGCCTGCGTTACGTCGAGCGCGACGCGCTCGCGCAATACGTTCAATCGGACCGCTATCTCGGCGGCCTCTTCGATCCGGACAGCGGCCATCTGCATCCGCTCAACTACACGCTCGGGCTCGCGCGCGCGGCTGTCGGGCAAGGCGCACGCATCTACGAGGACAGCGCCGTCACGCGCATCGCGAGCGAAGCCGGGGCGCACGTCGTATCGACGGCGCGCGGAGAAGTCCGCGCGAAGTTCGTCGTGCTCGCGTGCAATGCGTTTCTCGGCGCGCTCGCACCCGCACTGTCGCGCAAGATCATGCCGGTCGGCACCTACGTGATCGCGACCGAACCGCTCGGCGAGGCACGCGCGCACGCGCTGATGCCCGCGCAGGCGGCGATCTGCGACAGCCGCTTCGCGCTCGACTATTTCCGCCCCGCGCCCGACACGCGGCTGCTATGGGGCGGCAAGGTCAGCTACTCGACGCTCGAGCCGCGCGATCTCGCCGAAGCGATGCGCCGCGACATGCTGAAGACGTTCCCGCAGCTTGCGGACGTGAAGGTGGACTACGCGTGGGGCGGCTTCGTCGACATCACGATGAATCGCGCGCCGCACTTCGGCCGCTTGTCGCCGACCGTCTATTTCGCTCAGGGCTTCTCGGGACACGGCGTCAACACGACGGGGCTCGCGGGCAAGCTGATCGCCGAGGCGATCGACGGACAGGCCGCGCGCTTCGACGTGTTCGGCAAGATCCGCCATCGCGACTTTCCCGGCGGCGCGGCGCTCAGGACGCCGGCGCTCGTGCTTGCGATGGCGTGGCATCGGCTGCGCGATCTGCTGTGA
- a CDS encoding FAD-dependent oxidoreductase, translating into MQSIKPGSTYDVLIVGGGILGLASAYYATARGLSTLIVDQFGVRNDVNSSKGVERMFRLMQDNESEARLAEASLALWMEIQLATGTRLLAMDDLLFFGHRDAPMTTEGNVAQVRKTMDGMGMPYEYLDSPEAIHRRFPIFNLAPLPRDYVGLVQAASASINVQAAARTFLLGAKRTGRLHVLDGQTVVNVEHHQQAADCAYALHTQSDGASMTVHGRHLIACPGVWADSVLRGLGLKQSGRWKIWQMNYAYWDLKASHPKMPIWFEFGNVDASDRGTFYGFPQLDFSPAMHNMVKMSADYTYDVFDEPSAIRATVSDRLMRELTEHLGQLIDLDVIDADRYQHAGTCLYSMSPDGKLVIGRIPTQPRGESYHARAAMCIMESGRAFKYAPLFGRVLVELAVDGHSRYQSDLEIFSPTRDGLFDSLNR; encoded by the coding sequence ATGCAATCCATCAAACCCGGTTCGACCTACGACGTGTTGATCGTCGGCGGCGGCATTCTCGGGCTCGCGAGCGCCTATTACGCGACGGCCAGAGGCTTGAGCACGCTGATCGTCGATCAATTTGGCGTACGGAACGACGTCAACAGCTCCAAGGGCGTCGAGCGCATGTTCCGGCTGATGCAGGACAACGAATCCGAGGCGCGGCTTGCCGAGGCGTCGCTCGCGCTATGGATGGAAATCCAGCTCGCAACGGGTACGCGCCTGCTCGCGATGGACGACCTCCTGTTCTTCGGGCACCGGGATGCCCCGATGACCACCGAAGGCAACGTCGCCCAGGTCCGGAAAACGATGGACGGCATGGGAATGCCGTATGAATATCTGGATTCGCCCGAGGCAATCCATCGGCGCTTTCCGATCTTCAATCTCGCCCCCCTGCCCCGCGATTACGTGGGGCTCGTCCAGGCCGCCAGCGCCTCGATCAACGTGCAGGCGGCGGCGAGAACCTTCCTGCTTGGCGCGAAGCGCACCGGTCGTCTCCACGTGCTCGACGGACAAACCGTCGTGAACGTCGAACATCACCAACAGGCGGCCGACTGCGCGTACGCGCTTCACACGCAGAGCGACGGTGCGTCGATGACGGTACATGGACGCCACCTCATCGCGTGCCCCGGCGTATGGGCGGATTCGGTGCTGCGCGGCCTCGGGCTCAAACAGAGCGGACGCTGGAAAATCTGGCAGATGAACTATGCGTACTGGGACCTCAAGGCAAGCCATCCCAAGATGCCCATCTGGTTCGAGTTCGGCAACGTCGATGCGAGCGACCGGGGAACGTTCTACGGATTTCCTCAATTGGATTTCTCGCCGGCCATGCACAACATGGTGAAGATGAGCGCGGACTACACCTACGACGTCTTCGACGAACCTTCGGCCATCCGGGCCACCGTGAGCGATCGACTGATGCGCGAGCTCACCGAGCATCTCGGGCAGCTCATCGACCTGGACGTCATCGATGCGGATCGTTACCAGCACGCGGGCACGTGCCTCTACTCGATGAGCCCGGACGGCAAGCTCGTCATCGGCCGAATTCCGACGCAGCCGCGCGGCGAGTCGTACCATGCCCGCGCCGCCATGTGCATCATGGAATCGGGCCGGGCATTCAAATACGCCCCGCTGTTCGGCCGCGTGCTGGTCGAGCTGGCCGTCGACGGCCATTCCCGCTATCAAAGCGATCTGGAAATCTTCTCGCCCACGCGCGATGGCCTGTTCGATTCGTTGAACCGCTAG
- a CDS encoding Glu/Leu/Phe/Val dehydrogenase dimerization domain-containing protein, whose product MAIINHPRFGEYEVETVVVDDKSSFTIACSPRRHLLPSNGGIRWHRYPSLERQKDEAIMLAHAMDLKHGLYRTGFSGGKIVVNSKVGPDEAPHVLDAIGQVLNRYDGSMYTGCDINTSSTHMTYLRKSTRWILDAMESPQINTSIATGYGVWSALRAILDQSPGRDDAPLVAIHGMGKVGREVARQCLAHGYDVIGYDIRPSDDIPAGVSMLDDEDAFWTHASDVLCIASLSGVLDADTVDRIRTRWVVSSSNSPFASPEAQAKLLANGVQYLPDYVCNAGAVICDSVERSFPDIFQTMTQAQANEYTGALISTKTGELLRRARLLGCDVHTLLSRVH is encoded by the coding sequence ATGGCCATCATCAACCATCCCAGGTTCGGCGAATACGAAGTCGAAACCGTCGTGGTGGACGACAAGAGCTCGTTCACCATTGCCTGCTCGCCGCGCAGGCATCTGCTGCCGAGCAACGGCGGCATCCGGTGGCACCGGTATCCGTCGCTCGAGCGGCAGAAAGACGAGGCGATCATGCTCGCCCACGCGATGGACCTGAAGCACGGCCTTTACCGGACAGGCTTCAGCGGCGGCAAGATCGTCGTCAACAGCAAAGTCGGGCCCGACGAAGCGCCGCACGTGCTCGACGCCATCGGCCAGGTGCTCAACCGGTACGACGGATCGATGTACACGGGCTGCGACATCAACACGAGCAGCACCCACATGACCTACCTCAGAAAATCCACGCGATGGATACTGGATGCGATGGAAAGCCCGCAGATCAATACCTCGATCGCGACCGGCTACGGCGTCTGGAGCGCCCTGAGGGCGATACTCGATCAGTCGCCCGGCCGCGACGATGCGCCGCTCGTCGCCATTCACGGGATGGGCAAGGTCGGACGCGAAGTCGCACGGCAATGTCTCGCGCATGGGTACGACGTGATCGGATATGACATACGGCCGAGCGACGACATTCCGGCAGGCGTGTCGATGCTCGACGACGAGGACGCGTTTTGGACGCACGCGTCGGACGTGCTGTGCATTGCGTCGCTGTCCGGCGTACTCGATGCCGATACGGTCGATCGCATCCGCACGCGCTGGGTCGTGAGCAGTTCCAACTCGCCCTTCGCGAGCCCTGAAGCGCAGGCAAAACTGCTCGCGAACGGCGTCCAATATCTACCCGATTACGTCTGCAACGCGGGAGCCGTGATATGCGATAGCGTTGAGCGGTCGTTCCCGGACATCTTTCAGACGATGACGCAGGCGCAGGCGAACGAATACACGGGCGCGTTGATCAGCACCAAGACCGGGGAGCTGCTCAGGCGCGCGCGACTGCTCGGCTGCGACGTGCATACGCTGTTGTCGCGCGTCCACTGA